TCCAGACAGAGCAGCCTTTCGATCCGAGCAATTTTGTACACTTCAGAAAAAGAATTGGAGATAAGGGTTTGGAATTTCTTTTGGGACAAAGCGTTTCTCTCCATCCCAAAGCCAAAACAGAAGATGAAGTTCAGGTAGATACGACGGTTCAGGAGAAGAACATTACCTTTCCTACCGATGCCAAATTAGCAAAAAAAGTAATCGACAATTGTAGAAAAATAGCAGAAAAAGAGAGCGTTGTACAAAGACAAAGCTACAGAAGAGTGAGCAAACAATTATTGCGGGACGCTTTTTTTGGACATCATCCCAGAAGACAGAAGAAGGCAAAAATGGCGAGGAAAAAGCTCAGGACGATTGGTAAAAGAGTTCTTCGGGAATTGGAAAGAAAACTTCCTAAAGATGTTTTGAAAGGCTACGAAGACGTTTTTAAAATTTACCTTAAAGCACTCACCCAAGAACGTACCACGAAAGATAAAATTTACAGTCTTCACGAGCCACAAGTTGCGTGTATTGCGAAAGGAAAATCGGGAAAAGCATACGAGTTTGGGACAAAAGTAGCAGTAGTAAGAGGTCGGAAAACAGGGATCATCAGCTCGGTAAAGAGATTTTCTGGCAATCCTCACGATAGTAAAACTCTTGAAGAATCATTGGCACAGAGTGAGAGGGTAAGAAAATCCGTTGGCGGAACAAGACCTACGAAAGCCACTACAGACAGAGGATTTAAAGGAATCAAAGAAGTGGAAGGAACAGCAATTTTGCTTCCCGCAAAAAAAGAAAAAACAAAATATGGGCAACAAGTAGCCAGATTAAGATTCCGGGCAAGAGCAGCCATAGAACCTTGTATCTCTCATTTAAAAAGAAACCACTCCTTAGGATTAAACTTCCTGAAAGGAGTGGCTGGAGATATTAATAATGCATTATTAGCAGGGATTGGATACAATTTGAAGATGAGATTGAATCAAATCAAACAACAAATTCTTCTTTGGCTCGAACTTGTTCTCCGAATCTTTTTAGGCAAATATAATTTTCAAAGTCAAAAAACAGCTTTTTAAGGAGCGACTATTTATAGTACCTGTACCATCATCAAGTCCTGTGGTAGGACCTAAAATAGTATTGGAAAATCCTCCTAATAATTTTTTTTCTTGTGATTCCGAAATTTTTTCAAAACCAGTTAAAACCACAGTGGTTTTACTTTTGATGACTTTTTTCATAAGTAATTTAAAAAATGTTAAATAATAATTTTTGTAATAATAATGTTAACATTATAGAATAATAACTAAACTATAAGTGATTTATATTTATCAAAAATAAATATTTTAACATCACGTTTCTTCATTCACATAAATCTATAAACGTTCTAAATTATTCAATTTTTGTTGATTTATTTTTTTACATAAATCCATATGATTGTGAGATTCGTACAACTTATATGTTATTTTTTTTTGAAATAAATGTATTTGAATTATAATAATTAAAAAAGCAGATAAATTATCTGCTGTTAACACAATGTTTCAAATTTTACAAGTTATCTTTAACTAAAAAGTTGCTGCAGGAGCAGTGTCATTGTTCAATTTTCTGTTGACTTCATTCTTTTTCCCTTTAGCAAAATCATAGCTTAGGCCAATAATAAACATATTCTTATTATTGTAAATATTCGTGGTACTAATATAATTAACTAAACTTTCATTTAGTGTTTTTGTTTTGTATCTTGAAGGTATGCCCAACCAATACATTCCAGTAGTGAATGTCCAGTCCTTTAATCTATAATTAATAAAAATATGATTTTGATTTTCATTAGTATTTAAAAAAGTTCCGCTTAATGTATAAATTGGAATATTGAACATATAACTCAAACTCAAGTTTTTGTATTCTGAAGAAATAGTAAAATTGTTACCAAAATAATTGTTTTTAAGAAGAACTCCTGAATTTGTTTTTACACGTTGCATAGTAGGATAAATATTAGCCTTAATAACCAGTAATCTGCTTCCAAATGGTTTTAATGATCCTGTTAATTGTATGCCTGTACGGGAGCTAAATATTGCATTTTCGTAAGTTAATGCATATTGAGTATTGTTATTGTATAAAACGTACATACTATTAATAGCATTGTCTAAATAGTTATAGAAAAGATTTGCGTTAAAATCAAAATACTTATTATTATAAGAATAGTTTAAATTATTATTCCATGCTTTTTGTATAGTAAGGTAAGGATTCCCTGTAGAAATAATATTTGGTACAACCTGGTTGATATTTGGACTTAACGATGCACTTCCCGGACTGTATGGAGTAAAACTACTGGTCAATCGTAGGCTCTGATTTTTTTTCAATTCATAACCTAAAATAATTTTTGGAGTAATCGTCCAGTCATTATCAGTTGTTGCTGCTGTTTTATTATTAATATTGGTTAAACCTAAACCTACACGATACATTAGCTTCTTACTTTTTCCAGCAAATTCAGAGTATAAGTATTGAGTTAAGTAATTAACGGAAAAATCAAAACTTCCTGCAAGATTCTCTAAGGTATTATCTACATTATTATTATCAATCCTATATCCAGTACTTAATTTTCCTGCCTTGAATTCATGAGAGTACGCAATCTCTCCTACAATACTATTTTGTTTTGCCTTTAAGTTCATATCATTGTCAAAAACGACGTTATCAGAACTTATTATCCATTCTTT
The sequence above is a segment of the Chryseobacterium sp. MYb264 genome. Coding sequences within it:
- a CDS encoding IS5 family transposase, with translation MLGKIREDLQQNLFKTRLTELINMEHPVVKLAGEISWDKMESEFEKLFSENGRPSIAIRKIAGMLLLKEMFKESDESVIERWIENAYWQYFTGETFFQTEQPFDPSNFVHFRKRIGDKGLEFLLGQSVSLHPKAKTEDEVQVDTTVQEKNITFPTDAKLAKKVIDNCRKIAEKESVVQRQSYRRVSKQLLRDAFFGHHPRRQKKAKMARKKLRTIGKRVLRELERKLPKDVLKGYEDVFKIYLKALTQERTTKDKIYSLHEPQVACIAKGKSGKAYEFGTKVAVVRGRKTGIISSVKRFSGNPHDSKTLEESLAQSERVRKSVGGTRPTKATTDRGFKGIKEVEGTAILLPAKKEKTKYGQQVARLRFRARAAIEPCISHLKRNHSLGLNFLKGVAGDINNALLAGIGYNLKMRLNQIKQQILLWLELVLRIFLGKYNFQSQKTAF
- a CDS encoding outer membrane beta-barrel protein; translation: MMKKQVNIVLLVVGGLAFAQENNILKIQDSIKNTKDIQEILLKTQRKKQFIDKSIYSFDEEALKKARYANDLLQTLPELQFDPISNSISSIKGGKFLLLINGIEATELQARGIRPENVIKVEYYDNPPTRWATRADTVVNIITRNPEIGFAAGTSISSALTTGFLNGQAYANYTNGRNNFGLEYSINFRDYDNRHTNRVYDYTLQNSHYNTNENKTDHFGYTYQDVTLRYTNSLMDNYVFQAKFSMNIYNYFSKGNGQSIFTTNNNSELHGTSQYSGENYNPPKLDLYFSKKLSKKDEISFNVVGSSYSSESFEVGKEWIISSDNVVFDNDMNLKAKQNSIVGEIAYSHEFKAGKLSTGYRIDNNNVDNTLENLAGSFDFSVNYLTQYLYSEFAGKSKKLMYRVGLGLTNINNKTAATTDNDWTITPKIILGYELKKNQSLRLTSSFTPYSPGSASLSPNINQVVPNIISTGNPYLTIQKAWNNNLNYSYNNKYFDFNANLFYNYLDNAINSMYVLYNNNTQYALTYENAIFSSRTGIQLTGSLKPFGSRLLVIKANIYPTMQRVKTNSGVLLKNNYFGNNFTISSEYKNLSLSYMFNIPIYTLSGTFLNTNENQNHIFINYRLKDWTFTTGMYWLGIPSRYKTKTLNESLVNYISTTNIYNNKNMFIIGLSYDFAKGKKNEVNRKLNNDTAPAATF